In Sphingobacterium sp. PCS056, the following proteins share a genomic window:
- a CDS encoding family 20 glycosylhydrolase has protein sequence MNTLARVYANDPYPRALTAVQRKYVKGIQLALWNEFIPNRKQLEYMLLPRLPPAAEVAWSKPENKNFEKFIERLNLGHFQSWSWKGCTPIIIHVKFAFSPISILISGVFFVNFELCHT, from the coding sequence ATCAATACCTTAGCGCGGGTATATGCTAATGATCCCTACCCTCGGGCACTGACGGCAGTGCAACGCAAATATGTAAAAGGCATACAGCTGGCGCTGTGGAATGAATTTATTCCAAATCGAAAACAATTGGAATATATGCTGCTGCCGCGGCTTCCGCCCGCAGCGGAAGTGGCGTGGTCAAAACCGGAAAATAAAAATTTCGAAAAATTTATTGAACGCTTGAATCTGGGACATTTTCAGTCTTGGAGCTGGAAAGGTTGCACCCCCATTATTATACACGTTAAATTCGCCTTTTCTCCCATTTCTATTTTGATAAGCGGTGTATTTTTTGTTAATTTTGAGTTGTGTCATACATAA
- a CDS encoding glycoside hydrolase family 2 TIM barrel-domain containing protein, with protein sequence MKYFLLLCSTFFMFCLGHAQSRTEILLDKNWKFSRTEDPTFTQPAFDDQKWQSVRIPHDWAIYGPFSSINDKQVMAIAQDGQKEALEHAGRTGGLPFVGVGQYRTQFRSPEFTKGKRAQLVFDGAMSNAQVYINGRKVGYWPYGYNTFHFDVTEFLYADGTENTLAVHLENLPQSSRWYPGAGLYRNVHLIITDETHIPVWGTQVTTPVIKKEYAEVHIKTKMKTSNPQTIRYVLKTAILNPDGDTVGRISTDLSAYDDQVFTQQIRVDRPSLWDLDHPHLYRAVSQLYGDAQLKDEVETPFGIRSMAIVPDQGFFLNGKHLKFQGVCNHHDLGPLGSAVNEAAIRRQVRIMKDMGANAIRTSHHMPAPELVRICDEMGMMLMIETFDEWKIPKMSNGYNRYFDEWAEKDLVNVIHHYRNNPSVVMWCIGNEVEEQSVKTGARVSRFLQDICHREDPTRPVTNGMDRPDGVLFNGMAASLDVAGFNYRPHRYQEEYERLPQQIILGTETASTLSSRGIYKFPVQRRSMAKYDDHQASSYDMEHCGWSNLPEDDFIQHEDLPYTIGEFVWTGFDYLGEPTPYYTDWPSHSSLFGIVDLAGIPKDRYYLYRSHWNKTANTLHILPHWTFPGREGQVTPVFAYTNYPTAELFINGKSQGKISKDTSVTLFNSNDKTVDRQKRYRLMWMDCKYEPGTIKVVAYDRDGRVAEQVVHTAGKPHRIQLKADRKNLKADGKDLSFIEVSMVDKDGNLCPDETREIQFKVKGLGQFKAAANGNPASLESFQSPFMKLFSGRLTAIVESSEHRGKIIFEASAKGVKSAKLELISE encoded by the coding sequence ATGAAGTATTTTTTATTATTATGTTCCACTTTTTTCATGTTCTGTTTGGGCCACGCGCAGAGCCGTACAGAAATTCTCCTGGATAAAAATTGGAAATTCTCCCGAACTGAAGATCCTACTTTCACACAACCTGCCTTTGATGATCAAAAATGGCAGTCTGTGCGCATTCCTCATGATTGGGCTATTTATGGGCCATTTTCATCAATAAATGACAAGCAAGTCATGGCTATTGCCCAAGATGGACAAAAGGAGGCTTTGGAACACGCTGGACGTACTGGCGGTCTGCCTTTTGTTGGCGTTGGACAATATCGGACGCAATTTAGATCACCTGAATTTACGAAGGGTAAAAGAGCTCAGCTGGTATTTGATGGTGCTATGAGCAATGCCCAGGTATATATCAACGGGCGGAAAGTAGGCTATTGGCCGTATGGCTATAATACTTTCCATTTTGATGTGACGGAATTTCTTTATGCAGACGGTACTGAGAATACATTGGCGGTTCATCTGGAAAATCTCCCCCAATCATCACGTTGGTATCCTGGAGCCGGATTGTACCGCAATGTGCATTTAATCATTACAGACGAAACGCATATCCCGGTGTGGGGTACGCAGGTGACTACTCCTGTTATTAAAAAGGAATATGCCGAAGTACACATCAAAACAAAAATGAAAACGAGTAATCCGCAGACAATTCGTTATGTGCTAAAAACAGCTATATTAAATCCAGATGGTGATACCGTTGGCCGTATTTCAACCGATCTATCGGCCTATGATGATCAGGTTTTTACGCAACAGATCAGAGTCGATCGTCCGTCACTGTGGGATCTAGATCACCCTCATCTGTACCGTGCTGTATCGCAGCTGTATGGTGATGCACAGCTGAAAGATGAAGTGGAGACCCCATTTGGTATCCGTAGTATGGCGATTGTTCCTGATCAGGGCTTTTTCTTAAATGGAAAGCACCTGAAATTTCAAGGGGTATGTAACCACCATGATCTTGGGCCGTTGGGGTCTGCTGTCAATGAAGCTGCCATACGTCGACAAGTGCGTATAATGAAGGATATGGGTGCAAATGCCATTCGAACTTCACATCATATGCCTGCTCCGGAACTGGTTCGTATCTGTGACGAAATGGGCATGATGCTGATGATCGAAACTTTTGACGAATGGAAAATACCGAAAATGAGCAATGGATACAATCGTTATTTTGATGAATGGGCGGAAAAGGATTTAGTAAATGTTATTCATCATTATCGCAATAATCCATCTGTGGTGATGTGGTGCATCGGAAATGAAGTGGAAGAGCAGAGTGTCAAGACGGGGGCTAGAGTGTCGCGTTTCTTGCAGGATATCTGCCACAGAGAAGACCCTACGCGTCCCGTGACAAACGGTATGGATAGACCCGATGGCGTTTTATTTAACGGGATGGCAGCATCTTTGGATGTCGCAGGATTTAATTACCGCCCGCATCGTTATCAGGAAGAATACGAACGTCTCCCGCAGCAGATTATTTTAGGAACAGAAACAGCATCTACCCTGAGTTCAAGAGGAATATATAAGTTTCCTGTACAACGAAGATCGATGGCAAAGTACGATGACCATCAGGCATCTTCCTACGATATGGAGCATTGTGGCTGGTCTAATCTGCCTGAAGATGATTTTATTCAGCACGAAGATCTACCTTATACGATCGGCGAATTTGTTTGGACAGGATTTGATTATCTGGGCGAGCCGACTCCTTATTATACGGACTGGCCAAGCCATAGTTCCTTGTTTGGTATTGTCGATTTGGCCGGTATCCCTAAAGATCGTTATTATTTGTACAGAAGCCATTGGAATAAAACGGCAAATACCTTGCATATACTGCCGCACTGGACATTTCCGGGACGGGAGGGTCAGGTGACCCCTGTATTTGCCTATACCAATTATCCGACAGCTGAACTCTTTATCAATGGGAAAAGTCAAGGTAAAATAAGTAAAGACACTTCGGTCACACTCTTTAATTCAAATGATAAAACTGTTGATAGACAAAAACGGTATCGCTTGATGTGGATGGATTGTAAGTATGAACCAGGCACAATAAAAGTAGTTGCTTATGATCGAGACGGCCGTGTCGCAGAGCAGGTGGTCCATACAGCCGGCAAGCCTCACCGTATTCAGCTCAAGGCAGATCGTAAAAACCTGAAAGCTGATGGAAAGGATTTATCTTTTATTGAGGTCAGTATGGTTGATAAAGATGGAAATTTGTGTCCAGATGAAACACGTGAAATACAATTTAAAGTGAAAGGTTTGGGCCAATTTAAGGCTGCAGCTAATGGAAATCCAGCCAGTCTGGAGTCTTTTCAATCGCCGTTTATGAAATTGTTCAGTGGCCGACTGACAGCTATCGTCGAATCTTCGGAACACCGTGGGAAAATCATCTTCGAAGCCTCTGCGAAGGGTGTTAAATCTGCTAAGCTGGAGCTGATATCCGAATAG
- a CDS encoding fibronectin type III domain-containing protein, translating into MRKKKVILDYSQINDDGFNTLVGKVLDCLKDHVVLVDLPVSLEDLQSQADDFKVKWQKASRGGSVLEIAEKNDSKRIVADSLKKTAFYVNMVADGSRSILLSSGLILESDAKTAQIPVQVQGAALVDGRQSNQMQVKFKPIKDALLYEYQVTSDLDQFDQPVWGEIFQTSTSYANIFSPVKPGFTYHLRIRARNRRGIGDWCEPVRLTAR; encoded by the coding sequence ATGAGAAAGAAAAAAGTAATCTTAGACTACTCACAAATTAATGATGATGGGTTTAACACGTTGGTTGGAAAAGTACTGGACTGCCTGAAAGATCATGTGGTCCTGGTTGATTTGCCTGTAAGTTTGGAAGATCTTCAAAGTCAAGCAGATGATTTTAAGGTAAAGTGGCAGAAAGCAAGCCGCGGCGGCAGTGTGTTGGAAATTGCAGAGAAGAATGATAGTAAAAGGATCGTGGCGGATAGTCTTAAAAAGACGGCATTCTACGTTAATATGGTAGCCGATGGATCGCGTTCCATCTTATTGAGTTCGGGTCTTATCTTGGAAAGTGATGCTAAAACAGCACAGATCCCGGTGCAAGTGCAAGGTGCTGCACTTGTCGATGGTAGACAGAGCAATCAAATGCAAGTCAAATTTAAGCCGATCAAAGATGCTTTGTTGTACGAGTACCAGGTGACGAGTGATTTAGATCAGTTTGATCAACCTGTATGGGGGGAAATCTTTCAGACGAGTACGAGCTATGCTAATATTTTCTCTCCGGTAAAGCCAGGTTTTACCTATCATTTAAGGATACGTGCGCGTAATCGAAGAGGTATCGGGGATTGGTGTGAGCCCGTTCGTCTAACAGCACGCTAA
- a CDS encoding DUF5675 family protein, producing MAKMLVKRIRQGNNSTLSEIYVDDVMISYGLEDAVRERKIKGETAIPAGEYPLILNTYGAMNARYKRKFQAVHQGMVEIKEIPNYSYVYIHIGNNIGDTAGCLLVGQSWELIEGDYELRRSKKAYIALYQKLIKLMAKEQVFIVISNEVNK from the coding sequence ATGGCGAAGATGCTGGTCAAGCGAATCAGACAGGGGAACAACAGTACCCTGTCTGAAATCTATGTCGACGATGTGATGATTAGCTATGGTCTAGAAGATGCGGTAAGGGAACGTAAAATAAAAGGTGAGACTGCGATTCCTGCTGGTGAATATCCGCTTATATTAAATACCTATGGCGCCATGAATGCGCGATATAAACGTAAATTTCAGGCCGTACATCAAGGTATGGTGGAGATCAAAGAGATCCCGAATTACAGCTATGTATACATCCATATCGGAAACAATATCGGTGATACGGCAGGTTGTCTGCTGGTCGGACAAAGCTGGGAGTTGATCGAAGGCGATTATGAACTTCGACGTTCAAAAAAAGCCTATATCGCTCTTTATCAAAAGCTGATCAAGCTCATGGCGAAGGAACAGGTTTTTATAGTGATCAGTAACGAAGTGAACAAGTGA
- a CDS encoding nucleotidyltransferase family protein produces the protein MLSDPLSDSEWSKLHSWTKSHTVAGLIFDSFSFLRDDQLPPQALRIKWAVRVDQTERHNTKMNHVIAAQYTSFTNSGLQPILQKEQAIAACYDIPMHRMSGDIDQYFENKGYAEVPIFPTRMISMSIYRLHPHENQQKRAVTLSERLLSS, from the coding sequence ATACTTTCTGATCCATTATCGGATTCAGAATGGTCAAAACTACATTCCTGGACGAAAAGCCATACCGTAGCAGGATTGATTTTCGATAGCTTTAGCTTTCTTAGAGACGATCAGCTGCCTCCACAGGCGTTGCGCATAAAATGGGCTGTTCGGGTCGACCAGACCGAACGCCATAATACCAAAATGAACCACGTCATTGCAGCACAATATACTTCCTTTACAAATTCTGGACTCCAGCCGATCTTACAAAAAGAGCAAGCGATTGCTGCTTGCTATGACATTCCTATGCACCGTATGTCGGGAGATATCGACCAATATTTTGAAAACAAAGGTTACGCAGAAGTCCCAATATTTCCTACGCGGATGATCTCCATGAGTATCTATCGATTACATCCACATGAGAATCAACAAAAAAGAGCCGTTACACTATCAGAACGGCTCTTGAGTAGTTAA
- a CDS encoding PAS domain-containing sensor histidine kinase, translated as MIDHNSFILSVLDHSPQATAIYDHADLNIAYANQVMLEIWCADTSVIGTTLCKAFPSFAQEGFSSILKNVWKTGITYRAQDVAATIVAGDKHIKRFFDFEYKAIVDDAGQTHAILHTASDVTERNLTNRRMERQRDELSLSYKLDRFANTLAHDLKNPLSVLKLGNDFLSRNTYASADVTQRWYKNFAESIQNIESIINQTLQLNEVRGVKNIAALVEIDKKIGGWIDEVKLNFPDQQMEFKLGQLYPVSADKGTVYQIFANLIGNAVKYAKEADAYLHIYSESTNNGIVYVFEDNGIGIPEDELSQIFLMQVRGSNAVHRSGTGIGLSLVKDLMEFMGATINLSSALGKGTIVRLFFPHGVEEC; from the coding sequence ATGATCGATCATAACAGCTTTATTCTGTCGGTTCTAGACCATTCGCCGCAAGCAACCGCAATCTATGACCATGCTGACCTAAATATTGCGTATGCCAACCAGGTCATGCTTGAAATTTGGTGTGCTGATACATCCGTGATTGGCACCACTCTGTGCAAAGCTTTCCCCAGTTTTGCACAGGAGGGTTTTTCTTCTATTCTGAAAAATGTCTGGAAGACAGGGATTACATATCGTGCGCAGGATGTAGCAGCGACGATTGTAGCTGGGGACAAACACATAAAACGTTTTTTTGATTTTGAATATAAAGCGATCGTTGATGATGCGGGGCAGACCCATGCCATATTGCACACGGCAAGTGATGTCACGGAACGCAATCTCACTAATAGACGTATGGAAAGGCAGAGGGATGAACTGTCGTTGAGCTATAAACTTGACCGCTTTGCAAATACCTTGGCTCACGATCTCAAGAATCCCTTGTCAGTATTAAAATTAGGGAATGATTTTTTGAGCAGAAATACATATGCCTCTGCTGATGTTACGCAGCGATGGTATAAAAATTTTGCCGAATCGATACAAAATATTGAATCTATTATCAATCAGACGCTCCAGCTTAATGAAGTAAGAGGAGTGAAAAATATAGCTGCACTAGTAGAGATCGATAAAAAGATCGGAGGCTGGATCGATGAGGTAAAGTTGAATTTTCCGGATCAGCAGATGGAATTTAAGTTGGGACAATTATATCCTGTAAGTGCAGATAAAGGCACGGTCTATCAAATTTTTGCGAATCTAATCGGTAACGCTGTTAAATACGCCAAGGAAGCAGATGCTTATCTGCACATCTACAGCGAGTCTACGAACAATGGCATCGTGTATGTTTTTGAAGATAACGGGATCGGTATTCCTGAAGATGAATTAAGTCAAATTTTCCTGATGCAGGTGCGTGGTAGCAATGCGGTACATCGATCAGGGACTGGAATCGGATTGTCGCTGGTCAAAGACCTCATGGAATTTATGGGTGCAACCATCAACCTCTCCAGTGCCTTGGGCAAAGGAACAATCGTCCGATTGTTTTTTCCGCACGGTGTTGAAGAGTGCTAG
- a CDS encoding RNA polymerase sigma factor, whose translation MKQSSIIESLRQENEDGLVAIYRLYNRSLLFFARKYGASVQEAEEVVSEAFLKVWEKRTEFEHLDKIRSFLYVVVKNLCLNRNRKSRFVVQIDDITDYEEVLVEDTDFLMQIVRTELLAQINQEVNLLPEKQKMIFEMSFMEDLTIEQISAKLAMTPNAVYANKSRALTTLRQKLDLKNSCVFLLIFKDLL comes from the coding sequence ATGAAGCAATCATCTATTATTGAATCTCTGCGTCAAGAAAATGAAGACGGCTTGGTCGCCATCTACCGGTTATATAATCGTTCGCTACTTTTTTTTGCTCGTAAATATGGTGCATCTGTGCAGGAAGCAGAAGAGGTGGTGTCCGAAGCTTTTCTAAAAGTTTGGGAAAAAAGGACCGAATTTGAACATCTGGATAAGATCCGCTCTTTTTTGTATGTGGTGGTCAAAAATTTGTGTTTGAACCGCAACAGGAAAAGTAGATTTGTTGTGCAGATCGATGACATCACTGATTATGAAGAGGTGCTTGTGGAAGATACGGATTTTTTGATGCAAATCGTGCGTACAGAGTTACTTGCGCAGATAAATCAAGAGGTGAATCTGCTGCCTGAAAAACAGAAAATGATTTTTGAGATGAGCTTTATGGAAGATTTGACCATCGAGCAGATCAGTGCCAAATTGGCGATGACACCAAATGCGGTGTACGCTAACAAATCCCGTGCTTTGACCACTCTCCGCCAAAAATTGGACCTGAAGAATTCCTGTGTTTTCTTGCTGATATTTAAAGATTTACTCTAA
- a CDS encoding FecR family protein, protein MQHIDQIVSLIKDKLQGTLSPEKELILEKILLDHPRLKEIFQEFDSSERILHAVSEYQQFLHVHAQEREEVLLHDLLIKVKQQRHHQGADTFRYPIKRRRYLYLAASCFMIFLLAGYLILEPQRKSQYLHHKMIADFDPGKKRALLSMDNGEKIVLSDAHEGISLMGALSYTDGTVLADEREIAAKVMTLRVPRGGEYQVVLSDGTHVWLNADSKLIYPQSFAKNQREVTLVGEAYFEVSSDKNRPFIVHTEDQKVEVLGTHFNITAYPEEAVSLVSLVEGKVRVSHENQPAHLLIPGQQAAFRDGQIQVYPVHMEEFTAWKKGEFIFNNEPLSTVIQKLARWYDVELILDEKLKNMKIWGSIGRNSRFSHVLRLIKMTDEDIHYKIEGRRVTFMK, encoded by the coding sequence ATGCAACACATCGATCAGATCGTTTCTTTAATCAAGGATAAACTGCAAGGAACACTGTCTCCGGAAAAAGAACTGATACTAGAAAAAATACTGCTTGACCATCCGAGATTGAAGGAAATCTTTCAAGAATTTGATTCATCGGAGCGGATCCTTCATGCCGTATCGGAGTATCAGCAGTTTCTCCATGTCCATGCTCAGGAACGGGAAGAGGTTTTATTGCACGATCTCTTGATCAAAGTAAAGCAACAAAGACATCATCAGGGCGCTGATACTTTCCGATATCCGATCAAGAGACGTCGTTATTTATATCTTGCAGCTTCCTGTTTTATGATTTTTTTGCTTGCAGGCTATTTGATCTTGGAGCCGCAAAGGAAATCACAATATCTGCACCATAAAATGATCGCTGATTTTGATCCAGGAAAGAAACGTGCTCTGTTAAGCATGGATAATGGTGAAAAGATTGTCTTGAGCGATGCTCATGAGGGTATAAGTCTGATGGGTGCATTAAGCTATACAGATGGCACAGTGCTAGCAGATGAACGCGAAATTGCTGCTAAAGTAATGACTCTTCGTGTTCCTAGAGGTGGCGAATACCAGGTCGTCCTATCCGATGGAACTCATGTATGGCTCAACGCCGATTCTAAATTGATCTATCCCCAATCTTTTGCAAAAAATCAACGCGAAGTAACCTTAGTCGGGGAAGCGTATTTTGAAGTGAGCAGTGACAAGAACCGTCCTTTTATCGTGCATACGGAAGATCAGAAAGTTGAAGTATTGGGTACACACTTTAATATTACAGCTTATCCGGAGGAGGCTGTGTCATTGGTATCACTGGTTGAAGGTAAAGTTAGGGTTTCGCATGAAAACCAGCCTGCGCATCTTTTGATACCGGGGCAGCAGGCAGCCTTTAGGGATGGACAGATACAGGTTTATCCTGTCCATATGGAGGAGTTTACCGCTTGGAAAAAGGGTGAATTTATATTTAATAATGAGCCGCTGTCTACGGTTATTCAAAAATTGGCCCGTTGGTATGATGTAGAACTCATCTTGGACGAAAAACTCAAAAATATGAAAATCTGGGGCTCTATTGGAAGAAATAGCCGTTTTAGTCATGTGCTGCGACTGATCAAAATGACCGATGAAGATATCCACTATAAAATTGAAGGAAGGAGGGTAACATTCATGAAATAA
- a CDS encoding TonB-dependent receptor, which yields MMKFLILFIFCSVVQLQATVRAQTVTIKQKNMPFVKFLTELKNQTGYHILCKSDVIKEVKNLNVDLSNQPITAALDQLLATRNLQYTIDQKSIVIQRRKATVLPDRRASMQADVDQQQHFSGRITDVAGEVLSGVSVVVKGKSAGGIATDAEGRFSILAHSGDVVVISFIGYKKQEIVLGNQQVLEVQLQQEEKLMDEVVVVGYGVQKKINMTGAVATLSGKELESRPITNVGRGLQGQLPGLTIRSQNTSPGNAAPEMRIRGVGTWGDANPLVVIDGIPGGNLHILNPDDIENVSVLKDAASSSIYGVRGANGVILITTKKGKTGTTSLSFNSYYGLQTPTALPHFLGSVDYMLLQNEANRNANQGPTYSEQDIETARNGSDLNYFANTDWIDEVYKKNAAQQNYNLSLQGGTDKSNYYVSYGYLGEGGLVVGDNFKAGRHNARMRFNTELIDRIKIDANLGYIDRGYYGSASGTSALSGATSIRPLVPVKFSNGSWGYHGGQSNPVAVATDGGTNRFTSQEITANIAATLSLMKGFDLRGQYGLVKYNSKRNTLLKTINYFSPDDNKLIYQTNNPNSIKMDHYSGTYQTFVGTANYITSIQDKHNITGLLGFSVEETVGNDFWASRQNLPVQELESLAVGTDNQLNSSSSNQNALMSFFGRINYDYNSKYLLEGNFRRDGSSRFHKDVRWNWFGSFSAGWVLSEEQFFENMKGFWDLAKIRFSYGTQGNDKVGRDFPYMATLASVQMTSNNPIGDEGQVGFRQTFIPNQFITWESAEKTNIGVDLAFLNSRLSLTGEYFINNTNAIILNPPLPDVIGVGTAYPAQNSGSVQNKGWELVMGWRDQIGDVKYAANFNLSDVKNKITKLENFANNLGDQVRLEGYPLDAFYGFVADRIAQESDFNIVDGKYVPKFPFQKGDLVAPGDLIYKPADADATEITVLKDRVILGSEIPRYTYGFRGDLDYKGFDFSFFLQGVGKADGYLGGAARHPFINNSAMPQDVHLDRWTPENTDASYPRLVYMRTHNTRLSSKWIEDAAYLRLKNLQIGYTFPKAMMERIRVSKLRIYFSADNLLTKTNFYKGYDPEIPAGNTGGYYPQVKTYVVGLNFNLK from the coding sequence ATGATGAAATTTTTGATCCTGTTTATTTTCTGTTCTGTTGTGCAGCTTCAAGCAACTGTACGGGCGCAGACGGTCACGATTAAACAAAAAAATATGCCCTTTGTGAAATTCCTAACGGAATTAAAGAATCAGACGGGTTATCATATTTTATGTAAAAGTGACGTCATCAAAGAGGTGAAAAATCTAAACGTCGATCTGAGCAATCAACCGATAACTGCTGCATTGGATCAATTGTTGGCTACCCGTAATCTCCAGTATACGATCGATCAAAAGTCGATTGTGATTCAAAGAAGAAAGGCGACTGTTCTTCCAGATCGGCGCGCTTCGATGCAGGCGGATGTCGACCAGCAGCAGCATTTTTCTGGACGTATTACGGATGTTGCGGGTGAGGTACTTTCGGGTGTCAGTGTTGTGGTGAAAGGGAAGTCGGCGGGCGGAATTGCTACGGATGCTGAAGGACGCTTTTCGATCTTAGCCCATTCTGGCGATGTCGTGGTGATATCTTTTATAGGATATAAAAAGCAGGAAATTGTGCTTGGTAATCAACAGGTCTTGGAAGTTCAGCTTCAACAGGAAGAGAAGTTGATGGATGAAGTCGTGGTCGTAGGGTATGGCGTACAAAAAAAGATAAATATGACAGGTGCCGTTGCAACCTTGTCTGGCAAGGAATTGGAAAGCCGTCCGATTACCAATGTCGGTAGGGGACTACAGGGACAGCTCCCTGGACTAACGATCCGAAGTCAGAACACAAGTCCGGGAAATGCTGCTCCTGAGATGCGAATCCGTGGTGTAGGGACTTGGGGCGATGCCAATCCGTTGGTGGTGATCGACGGTATACCCGGTGGCAATCTCCATATTTTGAATCCGGACGATATCGAAAACGTGTCGGTGCTGAAAGATGCGGCCTCTTCATCGATATATGGTGTACGCGGAGCAAATGGCGTAATATTAATCACGACTAAAAAGGGAAAGACAGGTACAACGAGTCTCAGTTTCAATAGTTACTATGGACTGCAGACTCCTACTGCTTTACCACATTTTTTAGGTTCTGTAGATTATATGTTGCTGCAGAATGAAGCTAACCGAAATGCCAACCAGGGTCCGACCTACAGTGAACAGGATATCGAAACGGCGCGAAACGGTAGTGACCTTAATTATTTTGCCAATACCGATTGGATCGATGAAGTATATAAAAAGAATGCTGCACAGCAAAATTATAACTTGAGCCTGCAGGGCGGTACAGACAAGAGCAACTACTACGTTTCTTATGGTTACCTAGGCGAGGGGGGACTGGTGGTCGGTGATAATTTTAAAGCGGGACGTCATAATGCGCGTATGCGATTCAATACTGAACTGATCGATCGTATTAAGATCGATGCCAACTTGGGGTACATTGATCGTGGTTATTACGGTTCGGCGTCGGGTACGAGTGCGCTTTCGGGTGCGACTTCCATCCGTCCTTTAGTGCCTGTAAAATTTTCAAATGGAAGCTGGGGCTATCATGGTGGACAAAGTAATCCGGTGGCGGTGGCAACAGATGGCGGTACCAACCGTTTTACTTCGCAAGAAATTACGGCCAATATCGCAGCCACACTTAGCTTGATGAAAGGTTTCGATCTTAGGGGGCAATATGGCTTAGTAAAATATAATTCGAAGCGAAACACGCTTCTGAAGACAATCAATTATTTTAGTCCCGATGATAATAAATTGATCTATCAGACCAATAATCCAAATAGCATCAAGATGGACCATTATTCGGGCACTTATCAAACATTCGTGGGTACGGCCAATTACATAACAAGTATTCAAGATAAACACAACATCACCGGACTGTTGGGGTTTTCAGTAGAAGAGACTGTGGGAAATGACTTTTGGGCTTCAAGACAAAATCTCCCGGTTCAGGAACTGGAATCGCTTGCTGTCGGTACGGACAACCAGTTGAACAGCAGCTCCAGTAACCAGAATGCGTTGATGTCTTTTTTTGGAAGGATTAACTATGACTACAACAGTAAATATCTGCTGGAAGGTAATTTTCGCCGTGACGGTTCCTCGCGATTTCATAAGGATGTGCGATGGAACTGGTTTGGCTCTTTCTCTGCAGGTTGGGTTTTGAGTGAAGAGCAATTCTTTGAAAATATGAAGGGATTCTGGGATCTTGCCAAGATTCGCTTCTCTTATGGTACACAAGGAAATGACAAGGTAGGACGTGATTTCCCGTATATGGCGACCTTAGCTTCTGTACAGATGACCAGTAACAATCCGATCGGCGATGAAGGGCAGGTAGGTTTTAGGCAAACGTTTATTCCTAACCAGTTTATTACCTGGGAATCTGCTGAAAAAACAAATATAGGGGTAGATTTAGCATTTTTAAATAGTCGGTTAAGCTTGACCGGAGAATATTTTATCAATAATACGAATGCGATTATTTTAAATCCGCCGTTGCCCGATGTGATCGGTGTGGGTACTGCTTATCCTGCACAAAATTCGGGATCGGTACAGAATAAAGGATGGGAACTGGTTATGGGCTGGCGTGATCAAATCGGAGATGTTAAATATGCGGCCAATTTTAATCTTTCGGACGTCAAAAATAAGATCACCAAGCTTGAAAATTTCGCGAATAATCTAGGAGATCAAGTTCGATTGGAAGGATATCCATTGGATGCATTTTATGGATTTGTGGCTGATCGAATTGCTCAAGAAAGTGACTTTAATATCGTAGATGGAAAATACGTTCCTAAATTTCCATTCCAAAAGGGTGATCTGGTGGCTCCTGGTGACCTGATTTACAAACCTGCAGATGCGGATGCAACAGAAATAACGGTATTGAAAGATCGTGTAATTCTTGGCAGTGAAATTCCTCGTTATACCTATGGATTTAGAGGTGATCTGGACTATAAGGGGTTTGACTTTAGTTTCTTTCTGCAAGGGGTAGGCAAAGCCGATGGCTATTTGGGCGGCGCTGCACGTCACCCTTTTATTAATAACAGTGCTATGCCTCAAGATGTGCATCTGGATCGCTGGACTCCAGAAAATACCGATGCTTCTTATCCCAGATTGGTTTATATGCGTACTCATAACACACGTCTATCGTCCAAATGGATCGAAGATGCAGCTTACCTGAGGTTAAAAAATCTACAGATTGGATATACTTTTCCAAAAGCGATGATGGAAAGAATCAGGGTTTCCAAGTTGAGAATATATTTCTCTGCGGATAACCTATTGACCAAAACTAATTTCTACAAAGGTTATGATCCGGAAATACCTGCTGGTAATACCGGTGGTTATTATCCGCAAGTGAAAACCTATGTTGTCGGCCTCAATTTTAACCTTAAATAG